GCCCGGATCAGAGCATCCTCTTCATCATCTGTGATCGCATGCAAAAAGAACCGAGCGTAAACGCAAACGGTTTCAGATCGTCGCTCGGACAACACCCGTTCAACCAATCCATCTTTGAGATTGGTCCGAACAAATTCAAGATCGTCTCCGCCCTGCTTTTGTGCATGCTTTTGCGCTGACGCAATCGCTGCCTCAGACGCATCCATGCCGGTCACTTTGAACCCGTGTCGCGAAAAGAAAAAACTGTCACGGGCATTCCCACACCCTACGTCAATGACATGTGACTGCCGATCAATCTCATTTGCCACAAACGCTGCGAATTGCGACGGCAAGGTAAGCTCCCATGACCCTGCCGATTTCGCATAAAACTGGTCCCAAAAGGCGCGTCGATCTTCTGGAAGTGATTTCTGACGAATATTTTGGTTCATTGATGGGTATTCTCTAACAGCTACTACACGACAATGGGGGAACTGTGTCAGACCGCACCCCCTAGTTCAATCGCTTCTTTAGCCACCGCTGCTGAGGCATTGAATCTATGTTTGTGCGTATCGCTGCTTTTTAGTCAGCGTAGCTGTAACCGGGTTTGAAATTGGCAAAACTTCAAGATTTCAATTGATGTGCAAGCAACCACGCTATCACACAGCTACAGCCTGTTTCTCATGTGGCACGCAATAAAAATCCCGAGCAGTTCTCACTACCCGGGATCAAGTTCTCACAGCTAAACGCTAAGGCTTATTCGCCCGCAGCAGCCGCCACGTCCAGAGTCACACCCGGGCCCATGGTCGAGCTCAGCGCGATTTTCTTCATATAGGTGCCTTTGGCACCCGACGGTTTGGCCTTCGCAACAGCCGAGATGAAGGCACGGACGTTTTCGACCAGCTTGGCTTCGTCGAAGGACGCTTTGCCAACACCGGCGTGCACAACGCCGCCTTTTTCCGCCTTGAACTGAACTTCACCACCTTTTGCTGCTTCCACAGCCGCTTTCACGTCCATGGTCACGGTGCCAACTTTGGGGTTCGGCATCAGGTTGCGGGGGCCCAGAACTTTACCCAAACGACCGACGATCGGCATCATGTCCGGGGTTGCAATGCAGCGATCAAATTCGATGGTGCCGCCCTGAATGGTTTCCATCAGGTCTTCCGCGCCAACGATATCTGCGCCCGCTTCTTTCGCTTCGTCTGCCTTGGGGCCACGAGCAAATACAGCAACGCGCATCGCTTTGCCGGTACCGTTCGGAAGGCCAACAACGCCGCGAACCATCTGGTCTGCATGACGAGTGTCAACGCCGAGGTTCAGAGCGATTTCGATGGTCTCGTCGAATTTCGAGGTCGCATTGCCTTTGACCAGCGAAACAGCTTCTTCGACCGACAGGTTTTCCTTGCCAGCGACAGCTTCGCGCGCAGCGCGGGTACGTTTACCGAGTTTTGCCATCTTACTTCACCTCGATGCCCATAGAGCGGGCCGAGCCCAGGATGATCTGCATTGCGCCTTCGACGTCGTTGGCGTTCAGATCTTTCATTTTGGCTTCGGCGATTTCACGAACCTGCTTCGAGGTCACGGTTGCCACGGTCTCACGACCTGGGTTTTCCGCACCACGAGGACGGTTCCGCTTGCCAACCGGCTTCAGACCAGCCGCTTTTTTCAGGTAGTAAGACGCGGGCGGCGTCTTGATGTCCATGGTGAAGGACTTGTCCTGATAGTAGGTGATCACGGTCGGGCACGGAGCGCCGGGCTCCATGTCTGCGGTCTTGGCGTTGAACGCCTTGCAGAATTCCATGATGTTGATGCCGCGCTGACCCAGCGCCGGACCAACTGGCGGCGACGGGTTCGCCTGACCTGCAGGAACCTGCAGCTTCATTGTACCAGCAAGCTTCTTGGCCATTTGGTTTTCCTTTCAACTTAGGTGAAACGCGTTTCACCCAGACTATGTTGCGTGGTCCGATCCGGGATCGCGATCCCAGCAACCTCCCACGAGAGAATCTCGCCCGAAGACGATAGGGGCGGCACTTACAGCGGAACGGCGGGGTTGGCAAGTCGCCTGCCCTGCTCTCACACATCGAATCAAGCCCCCAAGTGGGTCTTATACGCTCACGGCGTACAGATCGTTACTAACAAGGTGCGACTGACAACTCTTAAGAAATTAATATCAATGCAGAATCTGCGCGGTGGTTGCGGGATGGTCGGGTTTCCGCCACCCCCCTCACCTCAATACTCGCAGCTGTGCTATACTCGACGAAATTAGTATTTTTGGTGGAGGTTAATTATGATCATTCGTTTATTAATAACAGTTGGCATCGCGCTGTCATTTGCGGCGTCTTCTCCTCAGACCGCGCGGGCCGATGCTGGCGAGATACTGGGCGGTGCTGTGGTTGGTGGCGTCATCGGCTACGCTATCGGCCGGGATCAGCAGAGAAAACAGCAAGCCCGGACGAGGTCAACAACAACACGCACCTATCGCCCCGGAATTCCGTCGACCACACAAGGGGCGCAAACCCAGACCGCGCTCAACTATTTCGGCTACAATGCGGGTCGCGTTGATGGTCAAGTCGGTCGTGGCACACGGTCTGCGATCGAACGCTATCAGGTCTCGATGGGCTACCCCGTGAATGGCTATGACTTCCAGCCCTATCAGCGCGACTTCCTGATGCAGGCCTATTACTGGGCGACAAGCGGCGGTCAGACGACAACTCAACTCGCAGGCCAACCGCTTTTGATGGAATACCGCCGGCAGATACAAACCGGCTCTGCCCTGGCTGCCGCCCCTCAGGCACCAGCACAAGCCCCAGCAACCACGATTCCGGTTGTGGTTCCTCAAGCTCAGGAACCAGAGCCCGAGGCCAATACAACTGAAACCGCCTCTGCCAGCCTGCCAAGCCTGTTTTCCGGCGGGACCGGCGGCCCATCGCTGGCCAATCGGTGTAGCGGGGTGATGCTGCAGACCTCGACAAACGGGGGCTACACGACGCTGTCAAATATGACGGATGCCGATTTTGCCCTCAGCGAACAGTTCTGCCTTGCTCGCAGCTATGCAATGGCGCGTGGCGAAGATCTGATGGCGGATATCCAGGGGCTGACGCCGGATCAGGTGAGCGCACAATGCGACTCGTACGGCGAAATGTTGGCACCGCAAGTTGATGCGCTTTCGATCAGCTCGAAGGCAGAAGCTGAAACCCAGGTACGCAAGCTTGCGCTGGACTCGGGCCTCAGCCCCGCTGATCTTGCAGCGACAAGCAAGGTCTGCCTGTCGATGGGCTACCGTCAGGACAACATGGACACGGCAGTCGGTTCTGCATTGATGCTAGTCGCGATGGGTGAGCCTGCCTATGGAGAGTTGATCGGCCACCATCTGCGCGAAGGCTTCGGTGTGCAACAGCGTCGCGATCTTGCTATGCAGTGGTATGATGCCAGCCTTTCGGCACTGGATGCCGGTTCGCAAGCCGTCTTCCTGCCGTCCCAGACCGACCGCCCGCAACTGTTGCGTGCGGCTATGGTTCAAGCGCAGTAAGTCGCGCACTCAGTCGTTTCAGCCACTGCGAGGCTGATACAAATAACGCCGCGGTGTCAGTTTGCATCGCGGCGTTCTATATTGAGGGTGCCATTATGCCGACCCCACCGGAACCGATCTCAAAACATGACAAGATCGACGCTTTGATCGAGTGGATGGTTGACGGTGCCCGCCCAGCTGGAAATGCGGTCGATATCATCGAAGGTATCTGCACCCGTCTGCTGGATGCCGGTGTCGCCATCGACCGGTTCGGTTTGTTCATCTGGACGCTGCATCCCAATCTGATGGGTCGACGTTTCCTGTGGAAAGCGGGCGCTGGAGTCGACCGGGTCGACGCGCCGTCTCAATTGTTCACCGAGGCGATCTACACCGATAACCCCCTGCCGCATGTGATCGAGCGTCAGCAATCCATCCGCCGCCACCTGGAAGACCCCAACTGCCCCGAGGATTACATCATTGTCGGCGAATTGCGCGAGCAGGGCTTCACCGATTACCTGGCGCAACCGCTGATCTATCTCAACGGCGATACCCATGTCTGCACCTGGTCAAGTGCCACGCCCGGTGGGTTTTCAGAGAGTGATCTGGCGATCCTGAACCGGGTTCGCGGTCCGCTCGCCCGCCTGACCGAGACCTATATGTTACGGCTCGACGCGACCTACCTGCTGTCGACCTATGTCGGCCGCAACAGTGGTGCACACATTCTGGACGGTAAAATACATCGCGGTGATGGCAGCAAAATCGAGGCCGTTATCCTGTTTGCGGATCTCAAGGGATTTACCCGCCTTTCGAATTCGGTTTCCGGCGATACGCTGGTCCGGCTGCTGAATGACACGTTTGATTGCCTTGTCCCGTCGGTCATGGACCACGGCGGAGAGCTTCTGAAGTTCATGGGCGACGGCTTTTTTGCCATCTTCCCAACCAGCACGGATCTTCCGCCAAAGGTGCAGATTCAGGCCGCCATCGCAGCGGTGCGCGAGGGTGTGGCGTCGCTGGCCGAGGCCGATTTCCAGCATAAGCTTGGCGTGCGCACTGCAATTCATCATGGTCGCTTCCACTATGGAAATGTAGGTGGTGGGGATCGGCTGGATTTCACGGCCATCGGTCCCGACGTCAATTTGGCGGCTAGACTTGTAGCGGCGGCCACAGACTTGGATTGCGACCATGTCCTTTCGGATACAGCCGCAGCATTTCTCCCGAAACTCTGCGAACCGGTCGGAACTGTATCACTTAAAGGTTTTGGTGAGGATCAAACTGTCTGGCAGATGAGCACGCCCCAAACGTAAAAAGGGTGCCCATAAGGCACCCCAAACGATGGTTCGATGGAAACCAATCAGCTCTGCTTGGTGACCTGCGTAAAGTCCAGCTCGACCGGTGTTTCTCGGCCAAAGATCGAAACCGAAACTTTCAGTTTCTGGTTCTCGTCGTCCACACCTTCGACCATGCCGTCGAAATCCTCGAACGGGCCGTCGTTGACCTTGACCTTCTCGCCGACCTCGAAGCTGATCATCAGCTTGGGCGCTTCTTCACCTTCCTGAACGCGGTTGAGGATCTGGTTCACCTCGGCGTCGCGCATCGGCATCGGGCGGCCCTGAGGGCCCAGGAAGCCGGTAACGCGATTGATCGAGTTGATCAGGTGATAGCCCTGATCCGACATTTCCATGTGTACCAGCACGTAACCCGGCATAAAGCGACGTTCGGTGGTGACCTTCTTGCCCCGGCGCACTTCGATCACCTCTTCGGTGGGCACCAGAACCTCGTCGATATCGTCTTCAAGGCCCTGCTCAGCCACCGACGTGCGGATCTGCTCTGCGATCTTCTTTTCGAAATTCGAAAGAACGCTGACCGAATACCACCGTTTCGCCATGAACCTGTCGTCCTTGTTTGCCTTTGGGCTGCGACGCATCGCGCCCTTCGTTGAAATCCTATTGCGTCACCCGGAATAAAAAGCGGCGCGCAGCCCGATTCGCCGCACGCCCATTCCGAATAGTCATGTCACCTACTCTGACATCGCAAGCTGTGCAAGGGGGCAGTCGCGTTTCAGCTTGCCCAAACCGGCTTAGCTAAACGCGCCGAGTACCAGTTGCAGACCGCCGCGAATGCCCAGATCAACCAGCGCAAAGAACACAGCCGTCAGCGCAGCCATGATGAACACCATGACCGTGGTCAACAGAACCTCACGACGGGTCGGCCAGACGACCTTTGCGACTTCGGCGCGGACCTGCTGAATGAACTGGATCGGGTTTAAGGTTGCCATGAGGCTACAATCTCTCTTCTAGCGGATGGGCCGGACATAGCCGGGCATTGCGGCAATTTCAAGGGCTGTTGACGCCTCTGTCAGGGCTTGGGCTTGTCATCCCATTCGTCGCTTAGGATACGGCGCGCATCGCCTTCCGGATCCTCATATTGGTTCGAGCGGACCGTGTAGATAAACGCAACCAAGCCAACCCCGCCCAAAAGCAGGGAAATCGGGATCAGATAGGCAAGCACTTCCATCAGAGTTACCTCAGCCGCAAGGCGTTCAACGACACGGTAATCGACGAGGTCGACATCGCCAATGCCGCAATAAGGGGTGTCGCCAACCCGGCAACGGCCAGCGGGACCGCGATGATGTTATAGACAGTGGCGATCCGGAAATTCTCGCGAATCCGACGGGTCGCCCTGACGGCTGTATCGCAAGCCTCAGCGATTGGGGACAGATCATTGCCCAGTAGCACGATATCCGACGCCACCCGCGCGGCATCCAAGGCGCTGGCCGGAGAAATCGACACATGCGCCGCCGCCAATGCCGCCGTATCGTTCAGCCCATCGCCGACCATCAGAACGTGCCGACCCTGATCACTCAGCTGCTGCACCTTGGCGGCTTTGTCTTGAGGCAAGGCCTGGGCGATCCAGTTCTCAATGCCAAGCTTGCCCGCCAAGGCCTGAACCGCGCCTTGCGTATCGCCGGAAATCAGGATGACGTCTTTGCCAGCAGCGCGGAAAGCCGCAATCGCCTCGGCAGCGCCTGCGCGCAGACTGTCGGTAAAAGTAAAGCGCGATGGCGTCTGCGATCCAATTGCGAGCCAGGCTGCGGTCTGCTCACCATCTTCGCCGCCGACCCAGGCCGCTCGACCCAGCCGGACCTGCTGATCACGGTAAACACCCTCTGTGCCATATCCCGGCACCTCAACAACATCGTGCAACTTGGCAGGCTTGATCCCGGCCTCACGCGCAGCCTTTGCAAGGGCAAGAGACAAGGGGTGCGAAGACGCTTCGGCCAATGCCAGAGCCACTTGCAAATCGGTACGCGAATGATCACCAAGGTTGGTCAACTCAGGCGCACCGGATGTGAGGGTTCCGGTCTTATCGAACACCACCGTATCCACTTCGGCCAACCGTTCTAACGCGGTCGCGTGTTTGATCAGCATGCCACTGCGGAACAATCGGCCTGATGCTGCAGTGGTTACCGCCGGCACTGCCAAGCCCAGCGCGCAGGGACATGTGATGATCAAAACCGCCGCAGCGATATTCAGCGCCGTCCGGATATCGCCCGAATAAATATACCATCCTAAGAAGCTGAGCGCGGACAGTATATGCACCCCCGGCGCATAAAGCTTGGCCGCCTTGTCTGCCAGCGAGGTATACCGTGATCGGCCCGATTCAGCGATGGCTACCAGATCCGCCATACGGTGCAGCGAGGTATCTTCCCCGACTGCCGTCGCACGGATGGTCAGAGGGCCGGTCAGGTTAACCTCACCAGCACTGACGTTCAGCCCGGCCTCGGCAAAGACCGGGAGGGTTTCCCCGGTCAGCAGCGACCGGTCCAACTCGGACTGGCCCGAGATGATTTCGCCATCCACTGGCATACGCCCTCCGGGGCGCATCAGAATCAGATCACCCACGTTAAGGCTCGCCACCGCCACTTCCGCTTCGGTCCCATCCACTAGCCGGATGGCGCGCGGGACCTCCAGCGCGGTTAGTTCTTCGGCAGCCGAACGTGCCGCGGCACGGGTGCGATAGTCCAAATACCTGCCCGCTAGCAGGAAGAATGTCAGGGTCAAAGCCGCGTCGAAATAAGCATGTTCACCGCTGAGTGCAGTTTCCCAAAGCGACGTGACCAGAGCCAGCAGTATCGCCAAAACAATCGGCACATCCATATTCAACCGGCGTACGCGCAGCGCGCTCCAGGCGTTGGAAAAGAAAGGCTGGGCCGAGAATGCGATTGCAGGCAGCGCAATCGCCGCCGATATCCAATGGAACATGTCGCGCGTCGCATCGGTGGCGCCGGACCAGACCGACACCGATAACAGCATCACGTTCATCGAAGCAAAACCCGCCACTGCCAACCGCATCAGCAGATCGCGCCCGGTCTTATCGGTTTGCGTAGCCGAAAGCGCACCCGGATCCAGTTCGTGGGCTTCAAAGCCAGCGCGCTCCAACACCGGGATCAGATCATCGGCGCGCGTATCCGGTGCCGCCTTGATCATCGCGCGTTTCAGCGTGAGATTGACCCGCGCGTCTTCAACGCCGGGATGGGCATTCAACTCACGCTCGACCGTAGAGATGCAGGCCGAGCAGTGGATGCCCGGCAGCGACAGCGCGATCTGCACATCCTCTGGGATTGGCCGCGCCGCTTCCGCCGGGGCTGCGATGCAGCCAGGACAGGCTGCCCGAGATGGAGTGGCTTGCGCAACCATCTCTAACCTTTCACATACAGGGGCACACGTTGCGCGAACTCGGCACCATCTTTTGCTTTGGCCACAAGGCGAATGTTCCAGTTCCCTTCGCCCAGGGCAGCCGGAGCGGCATAGGCGATGCCATCAAAAGTAAAGTCCGGCGAGAAGTCTTCCTTCACATGGGTGGCGCGCCCCACCACGGCCTGCAGATCTGCCACTTCAACAGGGGAACCGGTCTGATCGGTTATGTATAGCACCAGCAGCCCTCCGGTCAGCTCGGCCTTGATGTTCCAACCCAGGGCCTGCTGTTCCTTCAAACGTTCATTGAACTCCTGGCTGGCTACATAGGAGTTCTTCACCTCAAGCCCCGGAAAGGTCTTGATTGCACTATAAGCCAAGACAAGGTTCACCGCGATGATCACGCCAAAGGCCGCGACAAATACCGCCAATGCGTGTTTGCCTGTGAATTGACGTTCTGCCATTCTCAGCTTCCTCGTCCGTTGAAACTGGTATCCTTGTAGGCTCGCTCACCACTTTTCAGATCTTCGACCCAGATGCGAACCGAGGTGCTGTCAGCCGCCGCAGGGGCAGTACCCTGCGGAGCGGTGATATAGACGCGGGTCAATTGTGCCGTATCTGCAGTGACATTAACAGTCTCGCCTTCAACACCTTCGATTTCAATCTGCAGCGATGAATCGCCCGCAATCGTCAGTTTGAATGGCCGATCCTCGCCATGTTTGTTGCGCAGGCGTACATCATAGGTGTTACGGATCGTGCCATCTGAAAGGGTAACGAAAGTCGGATTCCGCACCGGCGCAACCGTCAAATCGATATCCGAACGAATAAACAGCGCAAAGAGCAGTGCAAATCCGACCAGTGACCATAGCGCCGTGTACAGGATCGTGCGCGGACGCAGGATGTGTTTCCAAACGTTTTTGGGTGGCTGACCTTCGCGTTCGCGGGCCTCATCACTCAGCGCCATATAATCGATCAGACCACGGGGCTTGCCTATCTTGGCCATCATGTCATCGCAGGCGTCGATGCAAAGCGCACAGGTAATGCATTCCAGCTGCTGACCGTCTCGAATGTCGATCCCTACCGGACAGACATTGACGCAAGCCATACAATCGATGCAATCGCCCAGCTCGCTGTCAGCCGTACGTTTGCCTTTGCCGCGTGGTTCACCCCGCCATTCGCGATATCCGACGACCAGGGTATCCTCGTCCATCATCGCGGCCTGTATGCGCGGCCATGGGCAGGCATAGATGCAGATTTGTTCGCGTGCAAAGCCACCGAAGAAAAACGTGGTGCCGGTCAGAATCAGCATCGTCGTATAGGCCACTGGATGCGCGTTTCCGGTGACCAGATCACGCGCCAGAGTTGGTGCATCCGCAAAATAGAAAACCCAGGCGCCACCAGTTGCGAGCCCGATGAAGAACCAAGCGACCCACTTGGTCAGGCGCAGCCGCGCCTTGCGGAAATCCAGCTTTTTCTGCCTGTGCAGACGCAGGCGCGCATTACGGTCGCCCTCGATCCAGCGCTCGACAAGGATATACAGGTCCGTCCAAACCGTCTGCGGGCAGGCATATCCGCACCAGACCCGCCCAAGCGCCGAGGTGAACAGGAACAGACCCAATCCTGCCATGATCAGCAGCCCAGCGACAAAATAGAACTCGTGCGGCCAAATCTCGATCCAGAAGAAATAGAAGCGGCGGTTCGCCAGATCCAGAAGAACGGCCTGATCCGGAAGGCTTGGACCGCGATCCCACCTGATCCAAGGCGTCACATAGTAAATGCCCAGCGTCACCGCCATGATGATCCATTTCAAATTGCGAAACGGGCCGGACACACGTCTCGGGAAAATCGGCTCTCTGGCAGCGTAGAGACTGGGGGTGGGATTGGAATCGCTCACAGGCTGGCTCCGCAACTGGCTATTCTGAGTGTGTGTTCTTCCAGATCACGAGGCAAGGGACTTTGACATGGGTCAAAACGCGCATCGAGCAGACACCTTTAGACGCGTGAATTACTGCTGGCTTCGCGCTTCGCGCCTCAGCCAGTTGATGAAGATTTTCACGGATCGCCTAAGAGCTTGTTTTTGCGTAACTATATGATACCCGCGCGTATCCGGCTCGGCGAAGAGTTCGACGACGCGGCCCGCATTGATGTCCGCTTCGACGAATTGTCGCACAGTGACGGTGACCCCTTGCCCAGACCGCAAACCATCCAGCAGCAGGTTACCGGGAAGCTGTGTACGCCCCGCGCCGCGTTCGGGTCCGACACCTCGCTCAGTCAGCCATTTTGTCCCCTCAGTCGTGCCAATTTCCTCAAGCCACGGCAACTGCGCAAGTTCTGCCGGGGACCAATCGGTTTTGTTACCCAATAGTGTGGGTGAGGCGACGATGACCATCGGCGTCTGCAACAACATTTCACACTCCACCCCCGGCCAACCGCCGGCGCCATAACGGATCGCTACATCCACGCCACCCGGTTGCAGCTCGACCACCTCAAAGGTTGGATCGAGAATCAGGTTTACGTCGGGATGCGTCGCGCGGAAACTCGGCAGTCGCGGCATCAGCCAAGATGCAGCGAAGGAAGACGTCAGCGACACATGAACCGGGCGGTCCTGAGCCGAGCGAGCCAGATCACCCACAGCAGCCTCGATCGCACCAAATCCAAGCTGCAGGGCACGGGCCAGATGCTCACCTTCCGCGGTAAGTGTCAGCGCTTTGCCCGTTCGCTCCAGCAGAGCCGCGCCCAGATGTTTCTCGAGCGCGCGAAGCTGCTGGCTGATTGCAGCGTGGCTAACATTGAGCGCAGCACCGGCCTCGACAACACTTCGCTTCTCAGCGAAGGCTGCAAAGGCCCTGAGAGAGGCCAACGGCGGCAGTGATAGCCAGTCCATATGTAAACCCTGCTTACACGTTGAAATGGTAATTGAGTCGCATTCGGCGTGCGAAAGGTCAATCTTAAAGCTCAGAAACAACTCTGCACAGGAGGGAAACCATGCTGACCGTATTCGCCAGATCTTTTTTGAACGCGACACGCATCAATACGCCTCACATCTACGATGCGCCAAAGCCGGGCCGTCGCAAGCGGCGCTGGCTGCCCGAACATCATTGGTGGAGAGAAAACCCGCGCGATGTAAATCTGAACGATCTTTGATACTGGTTTGAATGCCGTATCTGGACCGGCAGAGATTGCAGCCCTATTGTTTGAAAATCGGCACCGGCTGTTCTGGAAACGCGCGAACAGATGGAACAGCCGGTGCCTAGACCTTCGGGCGGGAGACCGCCCGGAGGTGTTCTGTTAACCCTTACTGACCGCCACCCAACTGGTGGACATAGGCCGTGACAGCGCGGATCTGCGCGTCGGTCAGACGGTTTTCCCACGGGGGCATGACGCCGAAGCGGCTGTAGGTGACCGTCTCGGTCAGTGCCTCTTCGCTGCCACCATAGAGCCAGATCGCATCGGTCAGATTCGGCGCGCCCTGGGAAACGTCGCCTTTGCCGTCATCACCGTGGCAAGCCGCGCAATTGTCTTCGAACACAACCTTGCCTGCCTGCGCCGCCGCGTCATCGGTCTGGGCGTTAGTCAGGGACATGACGTATTGAACCACTTGAGTGATCTCATCCTTTTCGAGGATCTCACCAAAGGCCGGCATCTCGGAATAGCGCGCGTCGTCGCTTTCCTCGTTCCGGATGCCATAGGCGATGGTGTACTCGATATCCTCAAGCGAGCCGCCCCACAGCCAGGCGTCATCCAGCAGGTTCGGGAAACCCGGCGCACCCTGCGCGCCCGATCCGTGGCACTGCGCGCACCAGGTTCGGAACACAGCGCCACCAGAGTTAACTGCGTATTGTTGCAGCTCCGCGTCGGCCGAGATTTCTTCCAGCGGTGTTTCCACCAACTTGGCATTCCACGGCGCATTCGCTTCTTCGAACGCGACCATTTCCTGCTGCACCAGCTCGCGCGAGGACCAACCCAGCACACCGGCGGTTGCCGATTGAACCAAGGGCCATGCGGGGTACATGATCGTGTAGATCACGCCCCAAATGATGGTCGCGTAAAAGGTCCAAAGCCACCAGCGTGGCATCGGATTATCGAATTCCTCGATTCCGTCCCAGCTGTGACCCGTGGTGTTAGGATCGCCCGGCTGTTTTTCAGGTGTCTTACTCATTGCCGCGCCTCCTTGGATGTGGCGGGTTTGTCGTCGCCCCGACGGGGCGCTGGGGCATCAGCGTGCCGGAACGGGATGTTGGCGGTGTCCTTGTATTCCTTGCTGGCACCAGGGCGGAAAACCCAGATGATGATGCCAATAAAAAACGAGAACAGGAGCAGCAACATCCAGCTATCCGCGAACTGCCTTAGAATTGTGTATAGTTCCATCACACCCTCCTTTAACGGCTTGCGTCCGGGGTGAAGGTCGAGAAATCGACCAGCGTGCCCAGCATCTGGAGGTAAGCAACCAACGCATCCATTTCAGTCAGCTCGGGCTGACCGTCAAAGTTACGCACATTGACCTTGTCGCCATAGCGTTCCAACAATCCATCATAATCGCTGTCCGGATCGGCCTGCGCCCGAAAATCGGCCTGCGCCTGTTCAAGCATCTCGTCGGTATACGGGGTGCCGACCACGGCATTTGCCGCCATGATGTCACCGATATACTTGCCGTCTAGCTTACGATCCTCAAGGAAGCCGTATTTCGGCATCACCGATTCCGGCACCACCGATTGTGGATCGCGCAGGTGGTCCACCTGCCATTGATCCGAATACCGGCCACCGACGCGGGCAATATCCGGCCCGGTGCGTT
The Ruegeria sp. SCSIO 43209 genome window above contains:
- a CDS encoding bifunctional 2-polyprenyl-6-hydroxyphenol methylase/3-demethylubiquinol 3-O-methyltransferase UbiG, which codes for MNQNIRQKSLPEDRRAFWDQFYAKSAGSWELTLPSQFAAFVANEIDRQSHVIDVGCGNARDSFFFSRHGFKVTGMDASEAAIASAQKHAQKQGGDDLEFVRTNLKDGLVERVLSERRSETVCVYARFFLHAITDDEEDALIRALRSGCRPGDVVAFEYRTLADRATTKIAAPHFRRYVSATDLDAKMEASEFRKCYGVEGGGFAKYKTEDAIVARAIYEKTQ
- the rplA gene encoding 50S ribosomal protein L1, yielding MAKLGKRTRAAREAVAGKENLSVEEAVSLVKGNATSKFDETIEIALNLGVDTRHADQMVRGVVGLPNGTGKAMRVAVFARGPKADEAKEAGADIVGAEDLMETIQGGTIEFDRCIATPDMMPIVGRLGKVLGPRNLMPNPKVGTVTMDVKAAVEAAKGGEVQFKAEKGGVVHAGVGKASFDEAKLVENVRAFISAVAKAKPSGAKGTYMKKIALSSTMGPGVTLDVAAAAGE
- the rplK gene encoding 50S ribosomal protein L11, producing MAKKLAGTMKLQVPAGQANPSPPVGPALGQRGINIMEFCKAFNAKTADMEPGAPCPTVITYYQDKSFTMDIKTPPASYYLKKAAGLKPVGKRNRPRGAENPGRETVATVTSKQVREIAEAKMKDLNANDVEGAMQIILGSARSMGIEVK
- a CDS encoding peptidoglycan-binding domain-containing protein, whose translation is MIIRLLITVGIALSFAASSPQTARADAGEILGGAVVGGVIGYAIGRDQQRKQQARTRSTTTRTYRPGIPSTTQGAQTQTALNYFGYNAGRVDGQVGRGTRSAIERYQVSMGYPVNGYDFQPYQRDFLMQAYYWATSGGQTTTQLAGQPLLMEYRRQIQTGSALAAAPQAPAQAPATTIPVVVPQAQEPEPEANTTETASASLPSLFSGGTGGPSLANRCSGVMLQTSTNGGYTTLSNMTDADFALSEQFCLARSYAMARGEDLMADIQGLTPDQVSAQCDSYGEMLAPQVDALSISSKAEAETQVRKLALDSGLSPADLAATSKVCLSMGYRQDNMDTAVGSALMLVAMGEPAYGELIGHHLREGFGVQQRRDLAMQWYDASLSALDAGSQAVFLPSQTDRPQLLRAAMVQAQ
- a CDS encoding adenylate/guanylate cyclase domain-containing protein, translated to MPTPPEPISKHDKIDALIEWMVDGARPAGNAVDIIEGICTRLLDAGVAIDRFGLFIWTLHPNLMGRRFLWKAGAGVDRVDAPSQLFTEAIYTDNPLPHVIERQQSIRRHLEDPNCPEDYIIVGELREQGFTDYLAQPLIYLNGDTHVCTWSSATPGGFSESDLAILNRVRGPLARLTETYMLRLDATYLLSTYVGRNSGAHILDGKIHRGDGSKIEAVILFADLKGFTRLSNSVSGDTLVRLLNDTFDCLVPSVMDHGGELLKFMGDGFFAIFPTSTDLPPKVQIQAAIAAVREGVASLAEADFQHKLGVRTAIHHGRFHYGNVGGGDRLDFTAIGPDVNLAARLVAAATDLDCDHVLSDTAAAFLPKLCEPVGTVSLKGFGEDQTVWQMSTPQT
- the nusG gene encoding transcription termination/antitermination protein NusG, with translation MAKRWYSVSVLSNFEKKIAEQIRTSVAEQGLEDDIDEVLVPTEEVIEVRRGKKVTTERRFMPGYVLVHMEMSDQGYHLINSINRVTGFLGPQGRPMPMRDAEVNQILNRVQEGEEAPKLMISFEVGEKVKVNDGPFEDFDGMVEGVDDENQKLKVSVSIFGRETPVELDFTQVTKQS
- the secE gene encoding preprotein translocase subunit SecE; protein product: MATLNPIQFIQQVRAEVAKVVWPTRREVLLTTVMVFIMAALTAVFFALVDLGIRGGLQLVLGAFS
- the ccoS gene encoding cbb3-type cytochrome oxidase assembly protein CcoS, encoding MEVLAYLIPISLLLGGVGLVAFIYTVRSNQYEDPEGDARRILSDEWDDKPKP
- a CDS encoding heavy metal translocating P-type ATPase, giving the protein MVAQATPSRAACPGCIAAPAEAARPIPEDVQIALSLPGIHCSACISTVERELNAHPGVEDARVNLTLKRAMIKAAPDTRADDLIPVLERAGFEAHELDPGALSATQTDKTGRDLLMRLAVAGFASMNVMLLSVSVWSGATDATRDMFHWISAAIALPAIAFSAQPFFSNAWSALRVRRLNMDVPIVLAILLALVTSLWETALSGEHAYFDAALTLTFFLLAGRYLDYRTRAAARSAAEELTALEVPRAIRLVDGTEAEVAVASLNVGDLILMRPGGRMPVDGEIISGQSELDRSLLTGETLPVFAEAGLNVSAGEVNLTGPLTIRATAVGEDTSLHRMADLVAIAESGRSRYTSLADKAAKLYAPGVHILSALSFLGWYIYSGDIRTALNIAAAVLIITCPCALGLAVPAVTTAASGRLFRSGMLIKHATALERLAEVDTVVFDKTGTLTSGAPELTNLGDHSRTDLQVALALAEASSHPLSLALAKAAREAGIKPAKLHDVVEVPGYGTEGVYRDQQVRLGRAAWVGGEDGEQTAAWLAIGSQTPSRFTFTDSLRAGAAEAIAAFRAAGKDVILISGDTQGAVQALAGKLGIENWIAQALPQDKAAKVQQLSDQGRHVLMVGDGLNDTAALAAAHVSISPASALDAARVASDIVLLGNDLSPIAEACDTAVRATRRIRENFRIATVYNIIAVPLAVAGLATPLIAALAMSTSSITVSLNALRLR